The nucleotide window CCGCCTATGGTCATGTGAATACTGACGGGAGTCGGTCGGGGCAGGAATCCTGCCCGTCTTCGGGGTGAGGGGCCGAGCCAGTAGGCGGTTGCGAGTATCCGTCTGGCTACCTGCCTGGGCAGTGTCAGGCGGAGGGCAACGGCTGGACGTGTGGAACCTTCCGCGTGGCATGTGAGGCGGACAAGACGTAATCGATCGATCGAAGGTTGTGATAGCCGATGGCGCCGAGGGTGGAATACCTCGGCGCCATTTCTATTTGCGGCGCCGGAGCGCCCGAGAGATGTGCCCACAGTATACGCCAACCGCGGCCCAGTAAGCCGCGAGCGGCGGCTTCTTCTTGCTCCACGATTTGTCGGCGCGCTCGCGGGCGTCCGCCTGTATCGCAAGCAAGATCGCCCTTACGGCTGCCGCCTCCCGGTCGGTAAGTTGCTCTATCGCGGTTCGCACGGCCGGCATGCCCAACACGGGGTTGCGAACTTCGAGGCGCGCGGAGCGAGCTCGCTCTGCTGACGGCGCTGGCAAGCTGATGGTGTCAGTAGCGGCGCAGTGGGCGCTTGGAGCGAAATCTTCGAATAGCATGGGGATCCTTTCAGCCGCAGACGATTGGCCGGGACGGTGAACTTGGATCAGCAGCGAGGCGCAACAGGGCGGCGCGCCGCCGTTTCTTACCGAACCGACGAGACGCTGCCCACTGCGGGAGCATGCTTAAAGGGTGTGAGGAGCTAGCCGGACCACGGCGAGCGCGACCGCTTAGGCGGGCATCGTCCAGCCGAAGAATAGATAAACGCCGCGGTCGACCGGAATGCAGCCGGCGGGTGCGCGCGCTCCAAAGATGGGCGAAGTCTCGTCGCGGAGCAAACGAGCGGCGACTTCCTCCGGGTGCTGACCTGGCGCTCGGTCGACGAGCAGGAAGCGGTCCTTCAAGCCAAGGCCCCTTGGCGGGTAAGACGCCATGTCCTGGAGCCCACCGGAGAGAAAGGCGTCTCCGTGGTCCTCGCCGGTGACGGTCTGAATGAAGGTCGTGGTCATGTCGCAATCCTGTGGGCGGCAGAAGTCATCCCGCCGTCGATGTGTTCCCGAGTGAGGGGCGTCAGGCCCGAGGTTGTGAGCCAGCCGGTGCCGGCTCGTCCGCGACATCTGCTGGCGGCATGACGAGCGGTGCGGCCGGCAGGACGCTGGAGAAGATCTGCACGTCGACCTCGCGCCAGTATGGGTAAAGGGTCGGCGGTAGTTGGATCGGAGCACAGCGGGTTACCGCATCGAGAGCTGCGATCTCGAAAGCATTCGGCTCGGTGATCGTCTCGGCGGTCTCGTCAACGAACCGGGTGATCGTCGGCTCAGACATCAGCGAGCCGTCCCGGTCGAAGGATGCTGTCATGATGATGGAGAGATTGGCCGGAAACTCGATCTCCGGAGCAGTCCAGCAGGCGCGGATCTGGGTCGCGACTGCATTGCCAACCGCGGCGGCAAGATCGCCGTCGAGACCAGTCCCGTCCCCGTGCGTCTTGGCTCCCAAGGCAATTGATCCGGTTCCCTGCACCAGCGCAAGGCGGGCCTCCGGAGCCTGGGCGGCCAGCACTGCAGGCGACTTGGCCGGTGCAGGCACCTCCGACTTGAGCGGAGAGTCCGGAAGTGGCTTGGGATCGGGGTCGGCGACGTCCGGCTCGACAGGCTTCACCTCTTGCGCTTCGGCAGCGGGCTTTTCAACGGGCTTCGGAGGAGCGGAGTCGCCGTCGGGGCTCCCCGCAGGAGGTGCCGACGACAGGTTGATGAAGGTGATATCAAGCGCCGGAGTGCGGCCGGATGGCGGAAGCGGGTCTGCGAACCGCAGGGTTACGAGAACGATCGCCAAAGCATGGACTGCAACGGTGCCGAACAGGCCCGCTCGCTCCTTGGTGAAGCCGAAGATCAAGCGACGGCGAGAACCCGGCTGGCCTGCCTCGCGCGCGAGCTCACCAACGAGTTGATGCTCGTGGTCGTAGCCAGCGGCCGCGTGCAATGTTCCGACGTCGATCGACATGTTTATCCCCGTGATATCTAAATAGACGATCTTCAGAGCGCTTTCGCGAAGGAGGCGAAAAGATCGCTCTGGCGTCAGCGACGGATGAGCGTCTGGGCCAGCCGCCAGACAAGGTGCGACAATGAGGTGAGCAAAACCCCTGCCGCGACGGGAACGACCTTCCCGGTCTCTCCCCAGCGAGCCTCGAACAGGTTTCGACAGTAGGCGCCGCTCTGGAGCCAGTAACTGGAGAAGCTCGCTTCGCAGTCTGGTACGGGAGGCGCGCTCGTGTAGAGCACAGTTCGAACAATGAACGCGGCAGCTCCCGTGCCAAGGACCAGGTGGGCCGCGTCGATCGGGACGTTCCGAGAGCCCGGACGGATGAAAGCGAAGACCGTCAGAAGCGACGGCAGGTAGAAGATCCATGCCGCGGTCCAGGGCACGTCCCCGGCGGCACGCGGAGCCGCCTCAAGCAGAAGGGACAGCACCAGGAGGAAGAGACTCCAGCCGATTCCCACGCGGATCAGCTCGCAACCTTGGCTGGTCGTCCTTGGGTGCGCTTCGCTGGTATCGTAAGCGGGGACGAGCGCCATCGCACCCTCTTTCCTTCATTGCTGAAACTCAGGGCATGCCTACAAAGGCCTGGATCCTTGTATATATACGGCGAAACCTCGCCGGGCGAGAAAAATCCTCGAAAGATCCACAATCTGCGTCTACAACGACTAAGGCGCCACGGGCGCAAGGCACCAGTGGGAGTAGTGTATGCGGATGGGTCGGAGCTTGCTCGCGGGTGTCGTCACCTTGGGTGTTGCCACGTCGCAAGCCGCTGTTTCGGCGCCTCGACAAGCAGCGGAACTTGACGCTGCGGGCGAGCAAAACCGTGCGCACGTCATCGGCTCTGAATTCAACTACTCCGGGGTGCTTGCGACCGAACTTGGAAAGTCGCTCGAGCAGGGCAGTCAGGATCAGGCGCCGACCGTCCTGAAACCAGCGCCTGCGAGGCCGGAGCCCGCAGCGAGCCCGGGAAGCCTAGAGGCGCGACCTGGCAAGCGGGTGAAGAGCAGGAAAGCCGCGCTTGCGGCGGCGGTCGACGAAGCGACACGAGCCGACAGTCGGAACCGGTCTGCTGCGGCGACGCGCCCTGAGCGCAGTCCGGTAGGGATGTAAACCCGCTCAGGAAGAAATCAGGATATTTTTCAAGAGGGTTGCGGCGGGCGTTTGCACCCTCATACAATTATCCTCCGATAGAGGAGGCAGCCATATGATCGCGAACGTAGCTGTTGTAGACACGCTCCCGAGCCTTGCGATTGAGGATCGAGAGTTCCCCGGCGCGACGCGTCGTGGCGCATCGCACCCCTCCGAGATTCAGGCGATGCAGGCGCGCAACCCGCGCCAGCCTATTCGGGAAGCTCTGGCGATAGTCGAGATGCGGCAGCGGGCTCGGGATTGGCGGGACGATGTCGATCGGCGCCGCGGGGCCGGACTGCCTCTGCCGCTCATCGAGAAGCAGCCTGATCTCTAGAGATCGTTGAGGAGCAGCTCTCGAACGCTTGCGTGTCGGAGCTTGTCGCTCCCCTTGAGGTAGCTGACGCGGACCGAGAGAAGCGGACGCTGCCAGGCGGCGGACATCTGTTTTGGCATAGGAATGGGTGAATCCACCGTGCTGAGCGCGCTTGCGGCCTCCCAGAAGATCGATCGCGTTTCCCCGCCGAGGTTGACCATCGCCATGCCGGCGTATTCGAGCCCTTCCGCCGTCTCCCGTGCAAGAAGGGCAAACGGCGCCGCGTCGCCGCGGATCGTGCCGATCACCCGGAGAATGGCTTCAGCGTAGCATTTGACCTTCAGCCACGATTTTGAAGGTCCGCTCCGGTAGCGGCTACTCCGCTTTTTCGAGACGATGCCCTCCAGTTCGATGCCGTCAGCAGCGGCGAAAAGGGCGCGGCCGTCATCCACCGCCTCGCTGAACTGAATGCAGGATGTCGGGTTGTGCGCGCCGACGAGATCCTCCAACCTCCGGCGGCGCTCGATGAGCGGTTCGCGGCGGAGATCCTGACCATCAAGGTGGAGCAGGTCGAACGCCATGAAGACGAGACTGTCTGGTCGACGAGCAAGCGCACCGCGAAGCCCATGAAAGTCGGAGCGCCCCTGAGCGTCCTGCAGGATGATCTCGCCGTCCAGTATCGCAGACTGGCACCTGATCTTCGACGCCGCGGCTGCTGTCGGCCGGTATTTGGAGGTCCAGTCGTGCCCGTTGCGGGTAAAGAGGCGGGCGGCCCGCTGCTCGAGCACGATCAGCGTACGGTAGCCGTCGTACTTGATCTCGTGCTGCCAAGCCTCGCCGTCGGGCGGCTCTGGCGCAAGCGTGGGCGCCTGGGGAACGATGAACCCGAGGGGCGCCGACGTCATGACGCGAGAAAGTAGCGCGAGAAGCCGCTCATCCGGCGGGGCTAACGTTCAGCTTTGCTTTTGTCGACTCTGGTTGGCGACGTCGGGCTTTCGGCCTTTCAGCCGGGGCCCACCTCGCCGCTCGCATAGTCACGCCAGAGCACTTGCTCGGCGTCTTCGAGATTGGCCGCGAAGCCGTCCCAGTTGCCGATGATCATGTACCAGGTGTCGTCGGCGCGCTTCTCGATCCAGCCGGGCTCGTAGACGCGGCCGGGGATGGGGTCGGGGTTGTCCGAGGGGTAAAGCTGCGTGGTATCGAGAACTGAGGGATCTCGAAGGTCCTCGATGTCGCGGCCGGTAGCGCGCCATTCCTCGAAGGTCACGTGTCCCGGCGAGGAAAAAGGGCTGTCGACATCTGGCAAGTTGTTGAGGGGCAGGGTGCCGGTCGCAGCATCGCCGTCGATGCCTTCCTCGGAAGAGCCGATTTGGATTTGAACGTCATAGCCGCGCTCTAGGAGTGGAGCGAAAGCCAATCGTAGGTGCTCTTCGACTGCCGCCGGATCGCGTGTGTCGACGTCGTCGGGAATAGCCGGCTTTACCGCGATGCTGATGGCCAGTCCGTCTCGATGGGTTGAGAGCGCGGTGAACATGAAGGATGCGTGCTGGACGCTTGCTGGAGTGTCGTGTTCGATCTGGAATGTGCCGGCGCGCATGGTCTGGGCCCAATCGATTGAGGAAGAGAGGCTGTTCAGAAGGCAGCGGCGACAACAGCGTCGTCGACTCGCACCTCGAGGAGGTGCGTGCTGTCGATGTCGTCCGCGTGGAGGCCTCGCTCGTTCACAAGGGCGACGAGGGTGTCACGGTCGGGAACTCCCGCGGCCAAGTTGGCAGTGACGGTCACACGCATGGTCACCTCGTAGACGGCGTCGACGCGTTCCAAAAGGTCTTCGCGGCTGTTTTCAGAAATGCGGTCGGTCATGAAGGTTCTCTCGGATCAGAGGGAGAGTTGCAGGAGTTCGCGTCGCCGAGCGGTCCACGCTTCGATCCAGCGCTGAGCCAGGTGGGCCGCTCCGTCGCCAACGCGGTAACCGGCAATGAGCTGCTGGTAGGTTTCGCAAGCGGCCGGGATGCATGGGTCTTCGCGCTCTGCCGCGGAGTGTCCCGCCGCCCGGGCAGCGTCCTCAGACGCAGGAGTGACCTTGCTCATTAGTCGCAGAACCGAAGCTTGCCGATGCAGTCGGCGTGGAGGAGAAAGGCGCCGCCGCCGGTCGATGGGTCCCCCCCCACCGGCGGAAGTGTCGGAAGTGTTGTTGTTCACGGAGACTTTGAGGTCGTCTGCCCCGACCTCGTAAAGGTCATAGGTGACGAAGCCCGACCGGCCGCGCTCCTCGATCTCAAGCCAGAAGGCATCTGGCTTGTTTAGTTTCTCGCGAACAGCCTCGATGAGGCTATGGGGCCGCTTCGACTCAGGCATCGAGATGTCCCCCGGCTTTCGGCGTCTTGTCGGCGGCGGGAGCCAGTCGCACCAGGGGAGTTTCGTTGATCACGGATGCAGCGCCGTTGTCGTAATCAGGCAGAGCGGAGAGCGGATCTTCGTCGACGTCGAACAAGATCCAGCTGGCGCCATCGGCGGCAGCGAGCTCGAAGCACGCGCGAAGGCACTCGGGCTGCTGGGCGAAGCTATTATTGTCAGCAGCCGGAACCCGTACCCAGTAGCCGTACTCGCGATCGCAGATCGTCAGATCGTCGCGCCAGGCGGGTGTTGGCGTCAGGATCTTGTCGAGATGCCAGCGGACTTCGTCAGTGAGGTGCGCTGTCGAGAGGTTGGCAAACTTTTCGATGCGGGTGTTGGTACGTGCGGAATCCACTTTCATCTCCCTCAGGAACTCGCGCGTCAGCCCCACACGACGGAGGCAAAGCGCTTGGCGATGATGGGCTGCATGGCGGCCCAGACCGCGGAAGGCACGCCAGCGAAAGCGTCCACCGCGACCCCGACGTGGGTGTGCGAGGGGATCTCGTAGAGACCTGTCGGGCCGCAGCCCGCCGAAATCGCGCGGACGGAAAATGGCTTGCGGCCGGCCGCTGCGAGCAAGGCGGGTAGCTCCGGCGTCTGCTTGGGGCTCATGATGAGGATCGCGCCAGTCTCAGGCAGCGCCCGAACGACAGCCTCGGTGGATCCGAGCTGTTTGACCGGTGCGCCCTTCGCCCGTGCCCAGCCTGTGGGTGTGATGTACTGCATGGCGGTTCCTTTGGTTTTGCGGGACTGCGGTCAAGCCGCGGCGAGGCGGCGGCGAAGCTCGCCCATTTTGTCGGTGATCAGGCGGTTGAGAGCGTCGCGGCGACGCGCGAGCTTGGCGATGATGTCCGGACACTCGCCCGCCAAGGCGTCGAGCTGTGATTGGGTGTCGGAGAGATCTGTCTGCAGTTCGCGCACAGCTTCGACGTCCCGGCGGTCACCTGGCTCGAGATCATCCAGGTCGTAGATCAAGGGAAGGTGGTCGGTCATAGTGTCTCCAAAGGTGCGATTGCCGGTTCGGGGAGAGGATCGCCGAGGGAGGTTGCCGACCACGCCCCTCGACCGTCGATAGTGAACCCATCGAAGAACGTGCCGTGCGTTGAATTATAGCCCTCGAGGAATCCCGGGTGGAAATCATAGAGGTCGAGAGCGTCTGTGCCGCCGCGATAGGCCTCGCCCTCATCAACGGCTTCAAGCTCGATGTCGAAGTCGACCGCCGCGTAGGTGGTGGTCTTTTCTCGTGTGGAGCGTGCGATGTTGCTCTCATCGGCGACAAACCGGGCGAAGATTGACCTGATGCTTGTTCCTGAGGCCGGGTTGAACCCGGCG belongs to Sphingosinicella sp. BN140058 and includes:
- a CDS encoding RNA ligase family protein: MTSAPLGFIVPQAPTLAPEPPDGEAWQHEIKYDGYRTLIVLEQRAARLFTRNGHDWTSKYRPTAAAASKIRCQSAILDGEIILQDAQGRSDFHGLRGALARRPDSLVFMAFDLLHLDGQDLRREPLIERRRRLEDLVGAHNPTSCIQFSEAVDDGRALFAAADGIELEGIVSKKRSSRYRSGPSKSWLKVKCYAEAILRVIGTIRGDAAPFALLARETAEGLEYAGMAMVNLGGETRSIFWEAASALSTVDSPIPMPKQMSAAWQRPLLSVRVSYLKGSDKLRHASVRELLLNDL